One Actinomycetota bacterium DNA segment encodes these proteins:
- a CDS encoding thioredoxin family protein, translated as MQHLKVFIKRDCQKCPAAKEVAARFPRTEYYDIDEVDGLAEAAFYSVLCTPSIVVVDEEGMELHAWRCTVPSSREIAEWLN; from the coding sequence ATGCAGCACCTTAAGGTGTTCATAAAGCGGGATTGCCAGAAGTGCCCGGCGGCCAAGGAGGTGGCCGCGCGATTCCCGCGGACGGAATACTACGATATAGACGAGGTGGACGGCCTGGCGGAGGCCGCCTTCTACAGCGTGCTCTGCACGCCTTCCATCGTGGTGGTGGACGAGGAGGGCATGGAGCTCCATGCCTGGCGCTGCACGGTGCCCTCCTCGCGGGAGATCGCCGAGTGGTTGAACTGA